The Paenibacillus sp. FSL H7-0357 nucleotide sequence AAGCGAGGAAAACGCTTAGTACCGGGACTGTTGGCATGGGCGGCAGCAGGAAGAAAGTCTAGTGCCTGAATGGATGCATCCGGTCCGGCGGTGACCGCAGAGAAAGATGCCCTTGTTCCAGATTCGTATGCCGTTAGGCATTCATTGACTGCGGCATTTGACAGAATGCGGCCTGCCGAAGGGATAACAGCTATTCCTGGAGCAGCCTTGACTGCAGTAGTGCCGGACGAGTTATCTGCCTCCTGCCGGACCTCAGCAAGCGCGAGCGCCGGCAGGAGGAACAGCAGCAGCCAAGTAAGCCCATAACTCCAGTCAAAATCAACCGCCCCATGCAAGGCGATGACCAGCAGTGACGGGAGCAGCCTTGGAGCGGCTGCTCCTACCACCCATCCTGCCGCCAGCAGCAGAAGCAGGACTGCTGCCAGGCCGACAATTCCCAGATTCAGCAGGAAGTCGAGATAACCGCTATGCACCTGGCTGCCTACATAGGGGCGGGACTGGGCGGCGAGGTACGAGTACCGCCAAGTCTCGCCCCCGCGCCCCAGCCAGGGCGCTTCCACCGCGAGCTTCCAGGCATCGCGGTAATAAAGTCCGCGAGCGGCGACCGTCATAGACGGTCCGGTGATCCGCTCGCTTACCTGAACAAGGACGGCGGTGCCCGCCGCCGTCCAGCCTGCCGCCGCCAGCACCAGCATGGCGGCGCGGACTCCTCCCGCCGCGCTGGTGCTGCGGCGGTACAGCCACAGGCCGGCCAGCAGCGCGCCGGCCCAGAGTCCGGCCAGCAGCAGCAGGCCGGGAAAAGGCTCTAGCGCCAGCCCGGCACGGGCCAGCTGGCGGTAGAGCAGCGCCGCGGCAGCCAGAGGCGCGGCGCCGGCGGTAAGCAGCGGCGCGAGGAGCCGCCGCTTCCAGAGCAGGACGGCGGCGCTGGCGCAAGCCGCAGCAAGCCAAGCGCCGCGCGACTCGCTGAGCAGCAGCGCGGCGGCGTACGGAAACAGCGGCAGCATCCGCAGCAGCAGCTTCGCGTTGCTTATTGCAGCAGGCTCACCGTGTTCTTGCTCCGCAAAAGCTACTGTACTCGCCAGCGTCTGCTCACCTTCTTCACGCCACTTCTCCTGCTCCACTTCTCCGTAGGCTCTGCCACGACTGGATCTGGTTCTCCCCTCCTCAGTTTCACATCTCTCCTCCCGCTCCACTTCTGTATAGCTTCTACCAAACCAGCATCTTGTTCTCGCACCCTCCGATACATGCTGTTCCTCCCGCATCTCATCTCCGTAGGCTCTGCCACGACTGGAACTAATTCTCCCATCCTCTGATTCACACCGCGTCTCCCGCTCCCCTTGCGTATTTCCCAAGCCCGCATAGGCTTCCTTATGGAGCACTGGCGCTCCCCTTACGGCAATGCCGTCATCCTGCCCTTGCACTTTCCCGCGCTTCTTGTCCGTTTCCGCTGCATCCCGGCAGACAGCGAGCGCAAACAGACGCTCCAGCAAAAAAACAGCCATTACTGCACCGAAAGCATTAGGATACTCTAGCAATCCCCCCAGTCGGGCACCTGTAGCACTGACCTCGGGTGATGTACTGTAAGCTATAGCAAAAGGAAGATTCAGCCCTCCACAGACGGCTAATAAGGCACTTATACTAATAAGCATACCCAGCAAGCTCCACACTACGCTAAGAAAACGGGCTCCCCAACGATGGCCTGCACAATAATAAGCGCAAAAAGCAAAGCTGGCGTACAGGCCCCAGCGCAGCAGCTCATTCAGATTCCCCTGGGCTGATAAAGATCCGCGGTGCCAGTGAATACCGTAAAGCGCAAGGATGGCAAGCGGACAGATCAACAGCAGCGCTGCTGCACTTCTATTGGCTCTGCTATTCCCGTAAATGCTAAGCAGGCTGGCAGAAGGTCCGCGCAGACCTGCTGCAGCCAGCCATAACCCCAGGAATACAGCACATATGACATACCATACCGTCAGAAACGGATACATTTCCCCGGCAAAGAATAACCCGCGCAGCAACACACCCGCCGTAACAGCAGCCAGCACCAAACCTGCACCAACAAATACCATTGCCGCCACCAAACGCCGCTCAGCCATGCCACTATGCATTTCAACTTCCTCCGTAGAATTCAAGTTCTCTTTAGTCTTTCCAGATTTGTCCTGAACCAAAAGGAAAACACAAAACAGGACGGCTGACTCCACATGGAGACTCACCGTCCTGCTTATTTATCGCGGTTATACCGTTAATGCCGTTATGACGTTAATGGCATTAATCCTGTGATGATGTTAATGCCGTTAATGACCTTCAGAACATATGCGATGTATGTTCAGCAAAAATTCTCCAAATTCATTGGTGATTGTATTTCGTACATTAGTATTTGTAATTGGGCGAACGAAATCAGATTCTATTGCAGTTTCTGCAGTCAAAAGAGCAGAATCTCGCCATATCCCGCAACATTTACCGGATTCCAGTGCAGAAAGTGCAACAGATGGCCATTTCGGGGCAATTTCAGCTCATTCTATTGCAGATTCTGCAATAAAAGCATTACGGTGATACCATTTGGTATCACCGTAATGTATTGATTTCAGACATATGCCATTCGGTCAGCTGCTCAGACTCATCCGATTTGCCTATTGGCAGGCTTCAGCTGAATACAGCTCGTAATGCCCGGTTTATCCCTGCGCAAGAGCTTCCGCAGGCAGCAGGTCGGCGCAGACGCGTTCAAGGTACGGCTTAGCACCCAGGAAATCACGGAATGCGCTGTATTCGCGCCATTTGACGGCATTGTCGCCGCTTGTGCTTTTCACGGCCCGGATCAGGATGTTCTTCGGTGTATGCTCCATGTCGATGAACTCCAGCAGCTGGCTGCGGTAACCCATCAAATCAAGCAGCTTCGCCCGGATGGCGTCAGTGGCGAGTGCAGAGAAACGTTCCTTCAGAATTCCGTGCGAGAGCAGCGGGCTGAGCACCTCGTTCTCCACCTGCCCAAATAGCTCATGCTGGCAGCAAGGCACCGAGAGAATAACCGATGCGCCCCAGCGTACCGCTTTTTCCAGTGCAGCATCCGTTGCCGTATCGCAGGCATGCAGTGTCACAACCATGTCCACCTGGTCCAGCTCGTTGTAATCGGCTATATCACCGACCAGGAAACGCAGTTTATCGTAACCCAGCCTCGACGCCAGCGCTCCGCAATGTTCGATGACATCGGCTTTCAGGTCAAGTCCGACAATATTCAGCTCCCGCCGCTCGCGGACAGCCAAATAATGATACAGCGCAAACGTCAAATAGGATTTGCCGCAGCCAAAATCAACAATCGTCAGCGGCCGGCCGGTTGGTAGATCACCCAGCACATCCTCAACCATCTCCAGGAAGCGGTTGATCTGGCGGAACTTGTCGTATTTTTTGGCCAGTACCTTGCCTTCGCTGTTCATAATTCCAAGCTCCACCAGGAACGGGACTGGCTCTCCCTCGTCCAGCACATAACGTTTGCGGCGGTTGTGGGCCAAGTCTGGCGCCTCCTGCTTGCTGGCCGATTTGGTAAGAATAGAAACCTTGTATTTTTTACTGATCAGCACCTGGTAATCAGCTTCCACAGTGCAGATCAGCGCTTGCCGGAAGGTAGCTCTCAAGAGTGACATCATTTCTTCCGCAGCAGCGTCTGCCGGAATATTGCGGTGTTCCACTTTGGGGCCGATGGTATAAGCAAACTGATAATGCAGCTTGCCTTTTAGCTCAACAGGTTTAATCTGCACCTTGCTGTATGCAACTTCGCCTTTGCTGCGCAGTTGGCTTAAGGTTGCCGTAATCAGGGTACGGCCATTTATCACTTGATCAATCAGAGTTCTCAAAGATTCCACAGGGTACATCTCACTTTCGCAATCAAAATGGAGAGCAGGCTCTCCTGAATATCACTACATTATAGCATGTCCTGCTATACGATATCATAGTAGCTCGCCAACTGCTCCGGCAGGTACATGAAACTGTCCGCTAACCATGGTCACGGCCCGGCCCGATAAAGTCACGAGATCCTGACTCACTTCAAGCTGCAGCATCCCGCCACGCGCTGAAGCCTGATATGCAGTCAATTGTGTGCGGTTTAACCGGCCGGCCCAATAGGGAGCCAGAGCGGTATGCAGCGAGCCGGTAACGGGATCTTCATTGACACCAATGCCCGGGGCAAAAAAACGCGATACAAAATCAATACCATCCGCAGCGCATTCTGCGGTAACCGCGACAGCCCTTGGCTGGAGCTTGGCCACCTGGACAAAATCCGGGCAGAGCCCGCGCACCCTTGTCTCATGATCCAAACGCACCAGCACGTTGTCGGCATACCGCACGGTTTCCAGCACATGTGCCTCCTCAAGCCCCAGCGCTGCCGCCAGCCCGGCTATCGGAGGTGCAGCCGTAATTTCATATGGAGGAAAATAGAGTGAAATCACCTCTTCTGATTTCGTTGCCCGCAGCAACCCGCTGCGTGTGTGGAATCTCGCTTCTTCGTGAGAACCCAGCCGCCCGGTTTCCCACAGGACATGCGCACTTGCCAAAGTGGCATGACCGCACAGCTTCACCTCCACCGCAGGCGTAAACCAGCGCAGACGGTAGCCGTCCTGCTCCGGCCACAGAAAGGCCGTTTCGGACAGATTCATTTCCGCAGCCGTTTTGGCCATGAAGGCCTCATCTGCGGGATTTTCCAGCAGGCAGACGGCTGCAGGGTTTCCCGTGAACACCTTGTCCGCAAAAGCGTCTACAATAAATAGAGGGGTATTCAAGAAGGTTTCATCTCCTTTGCCTCTTCAGCGGTAAGTTTATTCCACTCCTCCTGCCCTTGCCTAACCTCTGCCAGTGGAAGATCACCAAGTTCCAAAGCTTCAGGTGGCAGCAGCAGCAACCGGCTGTACAGCTCTCTTCCCTCAGCTGCAACATCTATTCCCTGTTCCCACAATCTGTAAATACTGTCCTCAGCCTTGCCGTAGCGTTCTATTGATTCCATATAGGGCAGGAGCAGCCGTTCTGTCTTCACCGGAAGAAGATAACCTTCGGTTTCCTGTAAAAGTTCATCTATTTCCTTCGTCATCTGCAGCAGCTCCCGATCAGCACCGTATTGATCGGCGTACAAAAACAGATGCAGCGACCGTATAAACCTGAACAATGCAGCATCCTTATTACCGCCGGCACTGTAGATGCCGCCTTCTTCTTTTAATAACCGCGCCACGCCTTGAAGCTTGTCGGACTCAATTACGCCGCCCAGGCGAAACATATCTATAATATCCTCTACGGACAATGAGTTTAAAAGGCGGGAGTTCAGGCGAAAATGCCGGTTCAGCAGCTCATCCACTTCCCATAATGCCTCTGTGGTCTTCTTCTCCTGCTTCAATGTGAGCACCTTGGCAACCATTGCCGACATATCCTCGATCATCCGGACGATATAATCTCTTCGGAACATCCTGCACACCCCTCTCCAATACTATCCTGCCACGATTCCTCAGCAAACTAAACCAATGATGAACAGTTATTTTAAAACAATCTTAAACCATTCCACCGCTCCGTGCCACCACTCCGTACCATGCCTTGGAATTCCTTGACAAAAAAACAAAGCCTACCCTATAATAACCTCACTGGTCTTATTGATCTGGATTCCAGATCAATCTGAAATACAGAATGAAGAGCATTGAATGAATTGCAGAGAAATTGAGATTGCACGGATAGGAGGAATAGACATGAATGAAGACAATCCCGGGCATAGTCAGCCGGAAACGGAGAACTGCCTGGAACAACCGCCGGTTCGTCAAGACCGGGACAAAGATCAGCAACAACAGCAGCAGGAAGCAGACTCTATCCCACCTCTGCAGGTTACACCAGAGCAGAACAAGCTGCTGGAAAGTGCGCTGCGAATCAAGATTATGCATGCGCTGGCAGATGAACCGCTAACCTCCAAGCAGGTTGCCGAGAAGCTGCACAAGACACCCGGCAATATCCACTATCATATCATCAAGCTATTCGATGGCGGACTGCTGGAGCTTGTCCGTACGGAAACAGCCGGAGGCATTATCCAGAAATTTTACCGCTCCAAAGCTACCTTCTTCCGCTCCGAGAACTTCAGCGGCTTCCAATTCCGCAAAGAGGATACAGTGGAGCATTTCGTTACAAGACTATCCTTGTCACCCAGTGAGCTGAAGGCTTTCCAGCAAGAGATGATGAAGTTCATTTCCAGCTGGGAATCGAAAGTCACCCATGGAGAGGAATACGGTATCGATGTCATTATCGGCCGCCTGCATACAAATTCCCTTATAGAACCGGAGGATGGTCCCTAGATGATCCCTGCTGCTGCACCCGAACATACCAAAAACAATCCGCTGCGCCGATTTGCCGAACCCTTTGCCAAATCACGGACTTTCCCCTTTTTATGGCTTGGAAATTTGATTTCCGTCCTGGGCAGCTCGGTGACCATGGTCATTCTCCCGGTTATGGTCTACTCCCTTACTGGATCAACAACAACCATGGGTTTCGTAATGGCGATTTATATGCTGCCCAATGTGATTATGCTGCCGATTTCCGGGCATATTGTAGACCGCTATGACCGGGTCAGGATTATGATGATTGCCGATATCGCCCGTTTTGGCGTCATGATCATAACAGCCCTGCTGGCTTTGACCGGTCTATTGACTGTTCCGCTGCTCTGTATATTTGTAGGTGCATATGGTCTGTTTGACGGTCTGTTCCGTC carries:
- a CDS encoding class I SAM-dependent methyltransferase yields the protein MYPVESLRTLIDQVINGRTLITATLSQLRSKGEVAYSKVQIKPVELKGKLHYQFAYTIGPKVEHRNIPADAAAEEMMSLLRATFRQALICTVEADYQVLISKKYKVSILTKSASKQEAPDLAHNRRKRYVLDEGEPVPFLVELGIMNSEGKVLAKKYDKFRQINRFLEMVEDVLGDLPTGRPLTIVDFGCGKSYLTFALYHYLAVRERRELNIVGLDLKADVIEHCGALASRLGYDKLRFLVGDIADYNELDQVDMVVTLHACDTATDAALEKAVRWGASVILSVPCCQHELFGQVENEVLSPLLSHGILKERFSALATDAIRAKLLDLMGYRSQLLEFIDMEHTPKNILIRAVKSTSGDNAVKWREYSAFRDFLGAKPYLERVCADLLPAEALAQG
- a CDS encoding helix-turn-helix domain-containing protein, which encodes MNEDNPGHSQPETENCLEQPPVRQDRDKDQQQQQQEADSIPPLQVTPEQNKLLESALRIKIMHALADEPLTSKQVAEKLHKTPGNIHYHIIKLFDGGLLELVRTETAGGIIQKFYRSKATFFRSENFSGFQFRKEDTVEHFVTRLSLSPSELKAFQQEMMKFISSWESKVTHGEEYGIDVIIGRLHTNSLIEPEDGP
- a CDS encoding PhzF family phenazine biosynthesis protein, producing MNTPLFIVDAFADKVFTGNPAAVCLLENPADEAFMAKTAAEMNLSETAFLWPEQDGYRLRWFTPAVEVKLCGHATLASAHVLWETGRLGSHEEARFHTRSGLLRATKSEEVISLYFPPYEITAAPPIAGLAAALGLEEAHVLETVRYADNVLVRLDHETRVRGLCPDFVQVAKLQPRAVAVTAECAADGIDFVSRFFAPGIGVNEDPVTGSLHTALAPYWAGRLNRTQLTAYQASARGGMLQLEVSQDLVTLSGRAVTMVSGQFHVPAGAVGELL
- a CDS encoding DUF6483 family protein — encoded protein: MFRRDYIVRMIEDMSAMVAKVLTLKQEKKTTEALWEVDELLNRHFRLNSRLLNSLSVEDIIDMFRLGGVIESDKLQGVARLLKEEGGIYSAGGNKDAALFRFIRSLHLFLYADQYGADRELLQMTKEIDELLQETEGYLLPVKTERLLLPYMESIERYGKAEDSIYRLWEQGIDVAAEGRELYSRLLLLPPEALELGDLPLAEVRQGQEEWNKLTAEEAKEMKPS
- a CDS encoding O-antigen ligase family protein, which produces MHSGMAERRLVAAMVFVGAGLVLAAVTAGVLLRGLFFAGEMYPFLTVWYVICAVFLGLWLAAAGLRGPSASLLSIYGNSRANRSAAALLLICPLAILALYGIHWHRGSLSAQGNLNELLRWGLYASFAFCAYYCAGHRWGARFLSVVWSLLGMLISISALLAVCGGLNLPFAIAYSTSPEVSATGARLGGLLEYPNAFGAVMAVFLLERLFALAVCRDAAETDKKRGKVQGQDDGIAVRGAPVLHKEAYAGLGNTQGERETRCESEDGRISSSRGRAYGDEMREEQHVSEGARTRCWFGRSYTEVEREERCETEEGRTRSSRGRAYGEVEQEKWREEGEQTLASTVAFAEQEHGEPAAISNAKLLLRMLPLFPYAAALLLSESRGAWLAAACASAAVLLWKRRLLAPLLTAGAAPLAAAALLYRQLARAGLALEPFPGLLLLAGLWAGALLAGLWLYRRSTSAAGGVRAAMLVLAAAGWTAAGTAVLVQVSERITGPSMTVAARGLYYRDAWKLAVEAPWLGRGGETWRYSYLAAQSRPYVGSQVHSGYLDFLLNLGIVGLAAVLLLLLAAGWVVGAAAPRLLPSLLVIALHGAVDFDWSYGLTWLLLFLLPALALAEVRQEADNSSGTTAVKAAPGIAVIPSAGRILSNAAVNECLTAYESGTRASFSAVTAGPDASIQALDFLPAAAHANSPGTKRFPRLLSRAQRLSLQLRHFVLKRRVRAATAAVCTGCLCLVLSLLSFQLMKGAELHRVAAREPDPAGRIALLRQSLEWNPREPRAVVSLSRLLPDREAMDLLTVSLAYAPEDAAVQWEIAERSMNGSNPGEALHWIRRSLKADVYNTAKRVKAIDGMLDMSQRRLIAGDRAGGTASAAAGRDLLQQFRLQADSECRKGQQHNDRRFAFTAEAEALELRLRKVLAAAYSPVAEACSVSIQTPTAAY